In Allocoprobacillus halotolerans, a genomic segment contains:
- a CDS encoding phosphohydrolase, whose product MTPKMHTYTGLQIDPLKICETDINIKDIAHALSLLCRGGGHLNTFYSVAQHSINCAKEAMSRGYRHDIVLGCLLHDASEAYLCDIIRPVKQYLDLYLQIETQIMNVIFQKYNLYLLFDDLQIIKRIDDEMLQHELYELMNNQTKPVDTLKIQPDLKEKDYREVEKNF is encoded by the coding sequence ATGACACCAAAAATGCATACATATACAGGTTTGCAAATTGATCCGTTAAAAATTTGTGAAACAGATATAAATATTAAAGATATCGCACACGCTTTGAGTTTATTATGCCGTGGCGGTGGACATTTGAATACTTTTTACTCTGTTGCACAACATAGTATCAACTGTGCCAAAGAAGCAATGAGTCGAGGGTATCGTCACGATATTGTTTTAGGCTGTTTATTACATGATGCCAGTGAAGCCTATCTTTGTGATATTATTCGTCCTGTTAAACAGTATCTTGATTTGTATTTACAAATTGAAACACAAATCATGAATGTGATTTTTCAAAAATATAATCTTTATCTTTTATTTGATGATTTACAGATAATCAAAAGAATTGATGATGAAATGCTTCAACATGAATTATATGAATTGATGAACAATCAAACAAAACCTGTTGATACATTAAAGATACAACCAGATTTAAAAGAAAAAGATTATCGAGAAGTTGAAAAAAATTTTTAG
- a CDS encoding MFS transporter: MKSLQMKYNFLHILFWVSYLSIYGYIAIFLQYRGLSNTDIGIVSGGGAILSIFLSPFISSLLTKIPNLSIRKLILILYIIMFFMFISLYFITSPLVIIMLFYILLLSLVVSIVPFLSMICMDYLKDGQYINFGISRGLGSISYAIGAVVVSRLIEWLNPTVIIYTHLLSGFLLLVVLFSMPPYQIQEQNQQEHQSSAFTIIKNYRIFFMILVAFAFMLAASTTLSTYLINIVKNLGGSTSLYGIAVFCMAASEMPVMSITYRLLKKYRAETLILVSAGFYLIRNFTICLAPSLPILLIGMMFQGFSYGLFTATITYYVNDYLKESDQMMGQTLIGMMSTGLGSAVGNIFGGVLQDTFGLSSMLIFAGTMTLIGFLVMFLTLRKKVGLSKRPLIKSYEKS; this comes from the coding sequence ATGAAATCTTTACAAATGAAATATAACTTTTTACATATTCTTTTTTGGGTATCTTATTTATCTATTTATGGCTATATTGCAATTTTCTTACAGTATCGTGGCTTAAGCAATACTGATATTGGTATTGTCAGTGGTGGAGGTGCTATTTTATCCATCTTTTTGTCACCATTTATTTCATCTTTGCTTACAAAAATTCCAAATTTAAGTATTAGAAAATTAATTCTTATTTTATATATCATTATGTTTTTCATGTTTATCAGTTTATATTTTATAACGAGTCCTTTGGTTATTATTATGTTATTTTATATTTTATTATTGAGTTTGGTTGTTTCTATCGTTCCATTTTTATCAATGATTTGTATGGATTATTTAAAAGATGGACAATATATTAATTTTGGTATATCACGAGGATTAGGCTCTATTTCTTATGCTATTGGAGCTGTTGTTGTGAGTCGATTGATTGAATGGTTAAATCCAACCGTCATTATTTATACCCATTTATTATCAGGTTTTTTATTGTTAGTGGTTTTATTTTCAATGCCTCCTTATCAAATACAAGAACAAAATCAACAAGAACATCAATCTTCTGCCTTTACAATCATCAAAAATTATCGTATTTTCTTTATGATTCTCGTTGCTTTTGCTTTTATGTTAGCAGCCTCTACAACTTTATCAACTTATTTAATTAATATTGTTAAAAACTTAGGTGGAAGTACATCATTATATGGGATTGCTGTCTTTTGTATGGCTGCCAGTGAAATGCCAGTCATGTCTATAACCTATAGATTATTAAAAAAATATCGTGCTGAAACACTTATTTTAGTGAGTGCAGGATTTTATTTAATAAGGAATTTCACTATCTGTCTTGCACCATCTTTACCAATCTTACTGATTGGAATGATGTTTCAAGGATTCTCTTATGGTCTTTTTACAGCTACAATCACTTATTATGTAAATGATTATTTAAAAGAAAGTGATCAGATGATGGGACAAACATTGATTGGTATGATGTCTACTGGTTTAGGTTCTGCCGTCGGTAATATTTTTGGCGGTGTTTTACAAGATACATTTGGGTTAAGTAGTATGCTAATTTTTGCTGGTACGATGACACTAATAGGTTTTCTAGTCATGTTTTTAACATTAAGAAAGAAAGTCGGTTTATCAAAAAGACCACTTATTAAATCATATGAAAAAAGCTAA
- a CDS encoding MurR/RpiR family transcriptional regulator codes for MSIMTQLEFELEFSQSEKQIARYILNHGDDVLSMSVKDLAKQTYASPATIVRLCKKLGLEGYNDFKIKYSAELQYDLHHTNRIDVNFPFQQNDSYPMICHKLSSLYQEVIADTIKLIDFSMLEKIVELLYHNNHIDIYGSGNSLLAAMSFQHKMMRISRNVNLKILHGEQIFQSYNSNTDHIAMIISYSGETNENIKIAKTLKEKGTPIIVLTSIGDNRLSHYANYILNIGSREKIFTKIAPFASQISIEYLLNIIFSCIFQKDYEQNIQNKVDHDKKNDSRHPLSSPVSDERK; via the coding sequence ATGAGTATAATGACACAATTAGAATTTGAATTAGAGTTTTCCCAATCAGAAAAACAAATTGCCAGATATATTTTAAATCATGGTGATGATGTTTTAAGTATGTCGGTGAAAGATTTAGCCAAACAGACATACGCCTCTCCTGCTACTATTGTAAGACTCTGTAAAAAATTAGGATTAGAAGGATATAATGACTTTAAAATTAAATATTCGGCTGAATTACAATATGATTTGCATCATACTAATCGTATTGATGTGAATTTTCCTTTCCAGCAAAATGATAGTTATCCAATGATTTGTCATAAACTTTCTTCTTTATATCAGGAAGTGATAGCTGATACGATTAAATTGATTGATTTTTCGATGTTAGAAAAGATTGTTGAATTGCTTTATCATAATAATCATATTGATATTTATGGTTCTGGAAACTCCCTTTTAGCAGCAATGAGTTTTCAACATAAAATGATGCGTATTTCTCGAAATGTGAACTTAAAGATCTTACATGGAGAACAGATTTTTCAATCCTATAATTCCAATACAGATCATATTGCGATGATTATTTCTTACTCAGGAGAAACTAATGAAAATATTAAAATTGCTAAAACACTTAAAGAAAAAGGCACACCTATTATTGTTTTAACCTCAATTGGTGATAATCGTTTATCTCATTATGCCAATTATATTTTAAATATTGGTTCAAGAGAAAAAATCTTTACAAAGATTGCCCCTTTTGCATCACAAATTTCTATTGAATATTTATTAAATATTATTTTTTCATGCATCTTTCAAAAAGATTATGAACAAAACATCCAAAATAAAGTTGATCATGATAAAAAGAATGATTCCAGACATCCATTATCTAGTCCTGTCAGTGATGAAAGAAAATAG
- the vanR gene encoding VanR-ABDEGLN family response regulator transcription factor encodes MNEKILVVDDEKEIADLLEFYLTNEGFEVYKLNNGQDALSCIDNHPIDMAILDIMLPDIDGFQICQKIREHYFFPVMMLTAKIEDLDKIMGLTLGADDYITKPFNPLEVVARVKTQLRRYKKYNTMTKTKETTEYDIRGLSINKETHKCYLYGQLIDLTPIEFDVLWYLCSKQGKVVSSEELFEAVWKEKYIDNNNTVMAHIARLREKLNESTKKPKFIKTVWGVGYQIE; translated from the coding sequence ATGAATGAAAAAATACTTGTTGTTGATGATGAAAAGGAAATTGCTGATTTATTAGAATTTTATCTAACCAATGAAGGCTTTGAAGTTTATAAATTGAATAATGGACAAGATGCTTTATCATGCATTGATAATCATCCCATCGACATGGCTATTTTAGATATTATGCTCCCTGATATTGATGGTTTCCAGATTTGTCAAAAAATAAGAGAACATTATTTCTTTCCCGTTATGATGTTAACCGCAAAAATTGAAGATTTGGATAAAATTATGGGATTGACACTAGGAGCTGATGATTATATTACAAAACCATTTAATCCATTAGAAGTTGTAGCAAGGGTTAAAACGCAGCTGAGACGTTATAAAAAATATAATACAATGACAAAGACAAAAGAAACTACGGAATATGATATTCGAGGTTTAAGCATTAATAAGGAAACACATAAATGTTATTTATATGGACAGCTCATAGATTTAACACCGATTGAATTTGATGTTTTATGGTATTTATGTTCTAAGCAGGGAAAAGTTGTTTCAAGTGAAGAGCTATTTGAAGCTGTGTGGAAAGAAAAGTATATTGATAATAATAATACAGTTATGGCACATATTGCTCGTTTAAGAGAAAAATTAAATGAATCAACAAAAAAACCAAAATTTATTAAAACAGTATGGGGAGTGGGGTATCAAATTGAATAA
- a CDS encoding sensor histidine kinase, whose translation MNQQKNQNLLKQYGEWGIKLNKSKQLLRKAMIRIIIYAFIYTFGLLGVIVIGWQLASRITWYNSNPIYEFLILIQNGLIILLPVLLICGYLVIVFFELRKPYTYLDELAYGIQEINNRSTYAIRLEDDELKELNDLLNQIKSEIEFNEQAAKVAEQKKNDLIVYLAHDLKTPLTSMIGYLMILKDEKELPQKSHDHYVEIALDKAQRLEDLINEFFEITRFNLTQQALEISQIDLVRMLEQLIYEFKPMFQEKNLNCELQAPKSLAIKCDVQKMQRVFDNLLKNAVNYCFENSTIHIQLTEEKQGYHIVFENSGYTIPQAKLDHIFEQFFRLDQSRGTKTGGAGLGLSISKAIIEQHQGTIQVQSYDEKIIFDVFLPQL comes from the coding sequence ATGAATCAACAAAAAAACCAAAATTTATTAAAACAGTATGGGGAGTGGGGTATCAAATTGAATAAATCAAAACAATTATTAAGAAAAGCTATGATACGTATTATTATTTATGCTTTTATCTATACTTTTGGATTATTAGGTGTGATTGTGATTGGGTGGCAATTGGCATCTCGAATAACATGGTATAATAGTAATCCAATTTATGAGTTCCTGATATTGATTCAAAATGGTTTGATTATTTTATTACCCGTTTTATTAATATGTGGTTATCTTGTGATTGTCTTTTTTGAATTAAGAAAACCCTATACCTATTTAGATGAACTGGCTTATGGTATTCAAGAAATCAATAATCGTTCAACATATGCCATTCGTTTAGAAGATGATGAATTAAAAGAATTGAATGATTTATTGAATCAAATCAAATCTGAAATTGAATTTAATGAACAGGCAGCAAAAGTTGCTGAACAAAAAAAGAATGATTTAATTGTTTATTTAGCACATGATTTAAAAACACCTTTAACATCAATGATTGGATATTTGATGATTCTTAAAGATGAAAAAGAACTTCCTCAAAAATCTCATGATCATTATGTAGAAATAGCCTTGGATAAAGCACAAAGATTAGAAGATTTAATCAATGAGTTCTTTGAAATCACACGTTTTAATTTAACACAACAAGCTTTAGAAATTTCTCAAATTGATCTTGTGAGAATGTTGGAACAACTCATTTATGAATTTAAACCAATGTTTCAAGAGAAGAATCTCAACTGTGAATTACAAGCACCAAAATCATTGGCTATCAAATGTGATGTACAAAAAATGCAACGTGTTTTTGATAATCTATTGAAAAATGCTGTAAACTATTGTTTTGAAAATAGTACAATCCATATTCAATTGACAGAAGAAAAACAAGGTTATCATATTGTTTTTGAAAATAGTGGCTATACGATTCCACAAGCAAAGCTTGATCATATTTTTGAACAGTTTTTTCGATTGGATCAATCACGTGGAACGAAAACAGGTGGAGCAGGGCTAGGGCTTTCTATTTCTAAAGCAATCATTGAACAGCATCAAGGAACAATTCAAGTTCAAAGTTATGATGAAAAGATTATTTTTGATGTCTTTTTACCTCAGTTGTAA
- a CDS encoding D-alanyl-D-alanine carboxypeptidase family protein, translating to MQIKELYKKDIYRGNLILVNDQYPVRLPVIQLESWMDSTYQNQKTVSYLLKQCFCKLGLKDEIVLTSAYRTFQEQQQLYEGSCKENGRVWTKQYVAKAGHSEHETGLAIDLSIRHDQQNMICPDFPYDGIAKKFRDICKDYGFIERYPQDKEKHTHIARESWHFRYVGFPHSYIMQKENLCLEEYHQFLKQYSLYQPYIYVIKNKLFEIFYVPMIQEKTVIALKNEALYQVSGNNHDGFIVTVWRKQV from the coding sequence ATGCAAATCAAAGAACTATATAAAAAAGATATTTATCGGGGAAATTTGATTCTTGTTAATGATCAATATCCAGTGCGTTTACCAGTTATTCAATTAGAATCATGGATGGATTCAACATATCAGAATCAAAAAACAGTCAGTTATTTATTGAAACAATGTTTTTGTAAATTAGGATTAAAAGATGAAATTGTGTTGACAAGTGCTTATCGTACTTTTCAAGAACAACAACAGCTTTACGAAGGATCTTGTAAAGAAAATGGTAGAGTATGGACCAAACAATATGTCGCGAAAGCTGGACATAGTGAACATGAAACAGGATTGGCTATTGATTTATCTATTCGTCATGATCAACAAAATATGATTTGTCCTGATTTTCCATATGATGGAATTGCTAAAAAATTTCGTGATATTTGCAAGGATTATGGTTTTATTGAAAGATATCCTCAAGATAAAGAAAAGCATACGCATATAGCTAGAGAATCATGGCATTTTCGTTATGTTGGTTTTCCTCACTCATATATTATGCAAAAAGAGAATTTATGTCTGGAAGAATATCATCAATTTTTGAAACAATATTCTCTTTATCAACCATATATTTATGTGATTAAAAATAAATTATTTGAAATTTTTTATGTACCAATGATCCAAGAGAAAACTGTTATAGCTTTAAAAAATGAAGCACTCTATCAAGTGTCTGGAAATAATCATGATGGATTTATTGTGACAGTCTGGAGGAAACAAGTGTGA